A window of the Sabethes cyaneus chromosome 1, idSabCyanKW18_F2, whole genome shotgun sequence genome harbors these coding sequences:
- the LOC128745701 gene encoding uncharacterized protein LOC128745701 — protein MGTLLAQIEMCLNSRPLTLLPNDPSDLALLTPGHFLIGTSFQSVPERSFQHVPDNRLSHWEMTQKRFQRIWSRWYPEYLQQLQSRATKGCKQPVSFEPGRIVIIKDDNLPPLQWPRGKIPKTHHGKAGITRVVTIKTATSDAVIRPVAKIALLPVPDFPNSADREGDLVEHAK, from the coding sequence ATGGGTACCCTGCTTGCACAAATTGAAATGTGTCTGAACTCTAGGCCTCTCACACTCCTCCCAAACGACCCATCTGATTTGGCACTGTTGACACCAGGGCATTTCTTGATTGGAACCAGCTTTCAATCTGTTCCTGAGCGCAGCTTTCAACACGTTCCAGATAACCGATTGTCTCATTGGGAAATGACGCAGAAACGCTTTCAAAGAATCTGGTCAAGATGGTATCCGGAATATCTCCAACAGCTTCAGTCACGAGCCACCAAGGGCTGCAAGCAACCCGTTAGCTTCGAGCCTGGCAGAATTGTAATCATCAAGGACGATAATTTACCGCCACTTCAATGGCCTCGCGGAAAAATCCCGAAAACGCATCATGGCAAGGCTGGCATAACCCGTGTggtcaccatcaaaacagcaacGTCAGACGCCGTTATCAGACCCGTTGCTAAAATAGCATTGCTTCCAGTTCCGGACTTCCCAAACTCTGCTGACCGTGAAGGAGACCTGGTAGAGCACGCCAAATGA